Part of the Episyrphus balteatus chromosome X, idEpiBalt1.1, whole genome shotgun sequence genome, tttttaaaataaataaggaaataaaaaaacttaatgaagaaaattaaacatACATAAGTGGATAGCAGAAAgagattttatgaatttttacaaatactGAAGTGATCTCACTGAAGTCAAtctaagtaaagaaaaaaagtagattCTTCGTTAATGTCATCTGAAATTTTTTCATCTGATTTTTTGCGTTcaacgtcaaaaaaaatctgaacttaaGTTCAGATGGTGCGTTGAACCCGGCCATTTACATGATGTGTGCTTACTTACAACACGACAACTTAGCAACAAACGTTGGTGTGCGAGTTGCAAAAAACATGGTACATTTAGTCTTATTTGTTATAATATTTAACGCGTTTAGAGTACAAagcaattaataaataataataatttaacaattaaaacaattaaaaaatttaattttaacaaaaaaaatataaacaaaataaaataaaattatgaaaaataacaGATTATACAATTAATTGtggaatctaaaaaaatatataatttgacGTTTAAAGCTTTAGCAGAACAAACAATTTTGAGCAGCACTTGATCGAACGAATGGGAGGCGAAAATCGATGTTTGGGGGTTAAActcccccccccccgaaattttttgttttaaaggaaaaaaaaaacaataatttggtACTGAAATTCCCAAACTTTAGGACTTATAAAGTAGGTGTTATGTTATAATTTCGCTTTGTGAATGTGGATTTTTTAGTGGGTCCTGgatgaaaacaaattgaaaactgATGGATTCATCCCAtttttactaacaaaatacaaatGTATGTTTATGTTTATTGTGTCACAGTGATCAGCCAATCTTTCACTTTATGAATCTAAGAATGCGATCTTAGCTATTGAGTAGATGTATGAGATAAATCAAGATAACTAGTTAGAtatatgaagggtccaggggaaaaacggcacatgtccactttttgtcaaaaataaactaatgatgaggtcttctggtatttactgagcactgtctgatggcatccttacttttagaaaacaaattcaagccttgctaagaaaataaataactgACGTGCCTTAAGTACTAAGTAGtatgaagaacaaaattttaaaatgcgtttttctcgaaatgagtttttcccctggacccttcatatgtaggtatatgtatttcacaaaatttctatACAAGAATTCGTTCtcaaaatattgatatttttactcAGAAGAAACCCCTCTTCAATGCTGCATCCAAACTAagctgacgtcacaactttttcattttttttcccaTTAACATGACGGAACGACTTTACGAAGAATAATTTGGAAGCATTTTACTGCAGTTATGGGAATTGCAATGGGGGCACATAACCGCAAAACAGAGAAACGAGACaattctttgccgccgggtacaaaggggttaagtcataaattATAGTTTGccattattttatcaaaacccGAAAAGTGAAATTTTATGTTCCGGAAGAGTATTTTCGTCGGTTTTTGGACCATTAATACAGTTAAAAATTACAAGGCTTGGTTTGTTCATTGAGTCGTTCTGGTGGTTGATTCCCATGTCTAACTACTACCTTAAGACCCCGCACGAACTAGTTCCGAATTAAGTTTACAGCAGTCACTTTGCTTTTCAAGCGACGATATAACATATTCAGTCCTATTGTGAGTGAACAAGATTGCAcccgaaaaaattaaattttaacttttcctcTATTGTGAGTTGAGGACAACAAGTTGTTCGCGTCCCGAAAACTCCTcgtattttgaactttttgttCCTGTGAAAGAGGGCATAAGAGGGCTGATAAATAATACAAAGCTGACGGCAAAGCCATAGCTTATAAATTCATTGTTTTTGTTAACTATGCTAAGAAAAGtagaataaaaatgaattactaaaaaaaaaaataatacaaaaaatatttacctatttaattttttgaaactcaGGGTTCCTTTTTGTCTCCGACGCTCTTttttatattcataaaaaaattaattttaacagaAACAAATGTGACaccaaatcaaaataaaaattttgtttgtttctttcaGAGTTTCATATTACTTACGAGGCTtccgttttttaatttattttacgaaATACTCTCTCAGCTGGCTCCAATGTATTTTTTACATGGTCTAAGTGTGATTGAATCCGCTTGTTATCAAATTTCCAACTGGCCATCATTGCAGGCTGGTGAACTTTTGCGGCTTTCATTATTTGAAACTGTCTATCAAACAGTAATTCCTCTAGCTAATAGCAAAGGTGGCAATCACATCagcaacacaacaacaacaacgacaacaacaaAGACAACAATAGataatttaaattgtaattttaacaaaaacaaaaaactactaACTTGTGATGTTTATCctattttacaaacaaaaaacatctcGTCAGTTAGCGAAATTGATGTTTTTCGAAGTTTATCCTGTGTAATATCAAATGTTTACACTTTGTGGGAACTAGTTCTGACAGCTGAACCAATTGTTGTTATTGGTTCATCACCAGCAGATACATCACATATGGTGCAATCACTTGTTTCACTTATAGCACCACTCGAATTTTGTGCAGAATCACGTCCTTATTTTACAATTCATGATAGTGAATTTAAAGAATTCACACGTGAGCAACAGCAACAAGGCcaatcagcaacaacaacagtaCCACCAGGTATTATAATTGGCGTGACAAATCCGTTCTTTGTGAAGCTTCTAAAAGACTGGCCACATATGATTCGGATACCaatgaatgattgttttaatTTAACGTCGCATCTAGCAGCAACTACTCCAACATCATCGTCGTCAAGTGTGCCAAAAACATCCTCCTTCACAggaacatcatcatcatcatcatcatcagcagcagCTAATAAACGAATAAATTCATCAACTAATGACAATGCTGTTGGTCTTATAACAAAGTACaaaccctttttgaaaaaggACAAAgcattaatcaaaaaaattctaatcgGTGTGAATACAAAGAGACCAGAACATGTTCAATCGGCATTGTTGCGACGAAATTTCCTTGAACTCACCCAAAGTTTCATGATACCGCTCGAACGATATATGGCCTCATTGATGCCACTCCAAAGAGATATTAGCCCATTTAAATCAGCACCAAGTCCGAATCAATTTAAACAAGATGATTTTTTAGCTACTTTAGATCAATCTGGTCCGCATTTGACATCTCCATTAAAAGGAAATTGGAAAAGTCTTTATCAACGTTTCTTTAACTCGCCGAATTTCAAAGGTTGGTATGAGACCCGGCACAAAGAATTACAGCGAACACTTCAGTCTATACAGCTACAAGCATTATCAGGAGCAGtaagtttaaaatttgctttacttatatatatttttttgtttaatctctcttttttttctaggaTTTGAATCAATGGGCTCAAGGAAAACAGGAAGTTGAAATAATTGAtatgattattaaattaaaacaaaaacttaaactatCGTCGTCTATTAACGAAAATTCTAATAATTCATGTTTAAGTGTAAATAATGAAGAAATTATTGTCGGTACAACAACACAATTGAATGAAACAAGAAGAAAACTTTTATATCAAATTGAAAGTATGAAGCAATCTCTACCCGATGACCTTAAAACTATATTATTTGATACGTGATAAGGGGTCAATCACTACTCTACTCTACTACTCTCTCCCCTAAAAAgattttcgttgaaattaagattaaaatttaattaattgtcaataaataaataatggtAATAAATTTTTAGCTAAATGTATTTTATCCCATTGTGTGATCTCAATAGACGAGGAAGACACAATTGATGAAAAAAGAAACCTATAATTATATTAagcaaatttaaacaaaatttttgtaccaCATAAATTATGTATATTAAATGTTTGGTAAAACActatgaattttatttgtattttattaatgGAAAGGTATGCTCACTAGGGCCTTCCTTACTTAGggtttttcgagaatcaagttccttagtggaaaaactatttctataaaaaaaactatcccatacaaattataatttgttttggaTAGTTTGACTGGTCGGCAACGTaaatggagcttgaaccaaaccatacttttctaaaggatttttgtgtgctgattccgaatctcgcaaccgcactcgacggatggaAACTTacggaaaacaacaacaattgacattagcatccgactccatccgccaattatagttctgcctttacaaatcgtatctactcgggaagaagagcatgagtagatgatagtactagattaaccaaaaaatctactattagtagactaccacctccaatggaacagggctattatgtttttgaatagaaaatattatcAAATACCACaagaatcataaaaaaaaaaaatattttcccactaaagattttgtttatctactcattttttgacagcttACCATAGGCGTGAAGTTGGATGCGCTGATGCATGGATTCGTTTATCGTTATACAAAATCCTAAGAACAAAGAAGTACTTCTTGTTCTTATTCTTAGACAAAATCGCTCTATGTCGTGAATATCGTTGTCCTCCCGTTGGGAGGaccatttcagc contains:
- the LOC129920551 gene encoding protein DENND6A; the protein is MEISEEKDSQIGSNLKNNTKLQTGTDTETTTSSCNWSRFSEWVHCMCVVTFDLELGQAIEVIYPEKFTPSEQEKTNICYLAFPDSNSGCMGDTQFHVRLRLAADGSNHQNDNNKNTSLSFEHKRFNTQCNSVQKADKAHYWGFVYFRQRKEASLPRGYFQKSFILLTRLPFFNLFYEILSQLAPMYFLHGLSVIESACYQISNWPSLQAGELLRLSLFETVYQTVIPLANSKGGNHISNTTTTTTTTKTTIDNLNCNFNKNKKLLTCDVYPILQTKNISSVSEIDVFRSLSCVISNVYTLWELVLTAEPIVVIGSSPADTSHMVQSLVSLIAPLEFCAESRPYFTIHDSEFKEFTREQQQQGQSATTTVPPGIIIGVTNPFFVKLLKDWPHMIRIPMNDCFNLTSHLAATTPTSSSSSVPKTSSFTGTSSSSSSSAAANKRINSSTNDNAVGLITKYKPFLKKDKALIKKILIGVNTKRPEHVQSALLRRNFLELTQSFMIPLERYMASLMPLQRDISPFKSAPSPNQFKQDDFLATLDQSGPHLTSPLKGNWKSLYQRFFNSPNFKGWYETRHKELQRTLQSIQLQALSGADLNQWAQGKQEVEIIDMIIKLKQKLKLSSSINENSNNSCLSVNNEEIIVGTTTQLNETRRKLLYQIESMKQSLPDDLKTILFDT